GTGGCAGGCTTGACCACTTGGGTGAATGTGCTCAACACAAACAAAGTGGTTTTGGGGTTGAGCGCATTGGTGGCAAAGCCGGTTTTGAATGCGGCCAAGCGGCTGATTTCGCTGTGATTGCCGCTTAAATCGACGTTTACTTTCCGATGGCGGAAAGTTTTGAACCCGATATACATCAAATAAAGCGCGCCTGCTGTTTTAACCAGGTGGAAGGCCGCGGGAAATTTCACCAGCAGCACGCTCACGCCCAGCAAAGTATAGCCAACGTGAATCCAAACGGCGGATGCGATGCCCACCGAAGTCCACACCCCTGCCCGCCGCCCGTAAAGATAACTGTTGCGCGTTACCATGGCGAAATCCCCGCCCGGGCTGACAACGGCCAAAATCGTGATGGCGGCAACGGCGAAAAGTTCGTTCATCAAGCACCTCTTTATATGAAAAAATTTCTGATATGATATGGAACAAGTGGCAGGCAGGAATGCCTGCTTTTTGATTAAAAGAGCGGATATTTTGAACAAAAACCGCTTTCAAAAAAATCGAAATAATGTCGGATAAGGTGTGAGATTTTGGAACATATTAAAAAGCTGCCCTTAAAGGCTTTGAAGTTTTTCTATTTTGCCGGCCGCTACGGCAGCTTGAGCGAGGCGGCGGAAAGGCTGCATGTAACGCATGGCGCGGTGAGCAAGCAGATGAAAATTTTGGAAGCGCATTTGGGCACCGCATTGTTTGTGAAACAGGGGCGCAGCCTTGCTTTGTCTGAAGCGGGCAAGCAATTGTATGACTCATGCGGTTATGCTTTTGAAGCGCTGGAAAACACGGTGCAGAAAATCAGCGGCGCGCGCAAACGGGATTTAACCGTGTCGTGCGAGCCGACTTTGGCAATGAAATGGCTGATTCCGCGCATCGACCGGTTTCAGACAGGCATGGGTGTGAACGTGGTGATTTTGGCGGCCGGCGGCGAAATAGATTTCGACAAACATCCGGCCGACATTGCCATCCGCCGCAACGATTTCCGTTGGTCTGCCGGTTTGTATGCGGAAAAACTGATTGATGAATACATCGGCCCGGTGCATAGTCCGGGCGTGAAAAGCCGCAACAGACTGCACACCCGAACCCGTATGCAGGCATGGGCAAACTGGGAGGCAGCCGCGGGGCAAAGCTTTGATGCGGAGAATGATGTTTTTTTCGAGCATTTTTATTTGTCGATACAGGCGGCGATTGCCGGCATGGGCGTGGCGGTTGCGTCTGAGTTGATGGTTGAAGCGGAAATCGGGCAAGGTATTTTGCAGGCGCCTTATGGTTTTGTGCCCGATGGATCGGCTTATTATGCGCTTTCGCCTACTGATTTTTCGGCCGATGCCAGAGTGGAACGCCTGGTTGCATGGCTGAAAGAGGAAATGCGGTAAACGCTTGCCCGATAAAGGCAAAGCAGCCGGGATGATGAACATGCCTGTCTGAAAAATGTTTCAGACAGGCATGTTTTATTTATCTTCCAGCCATGCCATGGCTTCGATTTTGTGGCCGTCCAAATCGCGCACGAAGCAGCCGTAATATTCTTTGCCGTAGTGCGGGCGAGGGCCGGGTGCGCCGTCGTCGGTGGCGCCGGCGGCCAGGGCGGCTTGGTAGAAATCGTCTACTTCTTCGGCGGTGGCGGCGAAAAAGGCGATGTGTACGCCGTTGGCGGTTTCCGCTTTTTGACCGTCGCAAGGCCGCGTTATCCAGAATTCGGGATAAGCGCGGCCATAGGCCATGGCTTGGTACTCGCTCAAATCGAATACGCGGCAGATGTTCAGCGTGGCGAGCACTCGGTCGTAAAAGGCGACTGCTTCGTCGAAGCGGTTGGTGCCGAGAGAAACGTGGGAGAGGATGCTTGGGTTTTCGTTCATGGTATGTGTTCCTATTGGTTGGGATGGATTGCAAGCTTGCCTTGCCGGTTTTCAGGCAGGCATTAATCTGCAAGCGGCAGATAGATATTGGTGCGCAATTCGTGCGGTGCAACTTTTTGCCAGTCGTTGAGGTATTCCTCAAAACACGGGGCGTCACGAACTTGGTAAGGGGTATTTAAAAGTTCGCTGTAAAACCATGTGTAGGCTTGTTCGAGGTTACTGTATGGCCCTTGATAAGGGTAAACGGCGTAGCGTCCTCCGGCAATGGTGCCGCTTTGGATGGGCGGATCGAAGCTGTGTTGCGCGGTGTTGAGGAAAATGGCGGCTTGTGCGCGCAGCTCCTGCTCGGGCGTGCAGGCGGGATCGTTGAAATAAATGCCGAAAAAACGGGCGTCCGGTGCAGGCAGTAGGCCGCGCAGGGTCAGCAGGCCTTCGATGAGTTCAAAAGATCGGCCGATGCGCATATAGCTGCCGTTGTGCGGTACTAAGGCAATCGGTAAGGGTTCGATGGTGGTGATTTCTATGGGCGGCCGGTTTGCGGGCGGACATGTTGATGAGGACTGATGGTGATAAGGTGCGTGCGGTTGCATGCGGTAAGCGCCGGGCGCAAGGCCGTAGGCTTGGCGGAAAATGCGTTCGAATGATTGGGTGTTGCCGCTGTATCCGCATTCGCGAGCGATTTCGGCTACCGGCTTTTGCGTGCTCACTAAAAGCTCTGCAGCATAGTGTAGGCGCAGGCGTTTGACGGTTTCGTGCACGGTTTCGCCCATCACGGCGCGGTAAATCCGGTGCCAGTGGTAGGGCGAGAGGCTGGCTTCTTCGGCAACGCGGTTTAGGTTGATATTTTGCCGGAAATGCCGGTGCAGATAATCAAGCGCTTTGGCGAAGCGCGTTTCATTGTATTCGCGGTGGCTCATAAGCGGCTCCTTGTTAGCTTAATGACAATAGCTTACATGAAGTGGGTGGATCAATCTTGCGGTTTTGCTTTCGGTTTGGATTTGGTAATCCGGAATAAAGTTTGATGTCGAAGATGAAAACGGCTGTATGGCGGTTTAAACAAAAATGCCTGTCTGAAAATGATTCAGACAGGCATAGGTGTGTTTCAGACAGGCATTATGCGGCTTCGTCAAAACCGCTATGGCGCAGGAGCGCGTCGATTTCCGGCTCGCGGCCGCGGAAGGCTTTGAACGATTCCATTGCGCTGCGGCTGCCGCCCATGGCGAGGATTTCGTTCCAGAATCTGGCGCCGGTGGCTTTGATGTCGTCGCTTTCTTCAAAAGCGGCGTAGGCATCGGCGCTGAGCACTTCGGCCCAAGCGTAGCTGTAATAGCCTGCAGAGTAGCCGCCTGCGAAAATGTGGCTGAAGCTGTTGGCAAAGCGGTTGAATTCGGGCGGATGCACCACGGCCACTTCTTTGCGCACTTCGTCCAGCGTTTTCGCCCAGTCGCCCAGTTTGGCAGGGTCGTTTTCGCTGTAAATCAGCATGTCGAACAGGCCGAATTCCATTTGGCGCACCATAAACATGCCGCGTTGGAAGTTTTTGGCGGCCACCATTTTGTCGAACAGCTCGCGCGGCAGCGGCTGGCGGGTTTCTTCGTGTTCCGACATTTGCACCAACACATCGTATTCCCACACGAAATTTTCCATAAATTGGCTGGGCAGCTCTACGGCATCCCATTCCACGCCGTTGATGCCCGACACGCCCAGTTCATCCACGCGCGTCAGCAAGTGGTGCAGGCCGTGGCCGGTTTCGTGGAACAAGGTGATGATTTCATCGTGCGACAGGCGGGCTTCTTTGCCGCCTACGGGCGGGGTAAAGTTACACACCAAATAAGCAACCGGTGTTTGCACCCGGCCGGCTTTTTCGGGCGCGATAAAGCGGCGGCGTCCGCGGTAATCGTTCATCCAGGCGCCGCCGCGCTTGCCTTCCCGGGCATACAGGTCGAGATACACGCCGCCGATGATGCCGCCGCCTTTTTCCAGCTCGAAATAGCGCACGTCTTTATGCCAAGTGGGCACGGTTTTTTCAATCAGGTTTACGCCGTAAAGTTTTTGGATTTGGGCAAACAGGCCGGCCAGCACTTTGCCGGCAGGGAAGTATTTTTTCACTTCGGTTTCGGAAAACGCGTATTTGGCTTGGCGCAGTTTTTCGCTGGCGTAGGTTAAATCCCAAGCTTGCGGGTCGTTGATGCCCAATTGCTCGCGTGCAAAAGCTTGCACTTCTGCCAAGTCTTTTTCGGCGAAAGGCTTGGCGCGGCGGGCCAAATCCCTGATGAAATCAAGTACTTGTTTGGGAGATTCGGCCATTTTGGTAACCAGCGACAATTCGGCGAAATTGCTGTAACCCAAAAGCTTGGCTTCTTCGAGCGCGATTTCCAGGCGGCGGGTGATATTGGCGGTGTTGTCCCATTCGGCTTTGCCGAATTCGCTGGCGCGGGTGGTGTAGGCGCGGTAAACGTCGGCGCGCAGTTGGCGGTCGTCGGCGTATTGCATGACGGCGAGATAATGCGGCATTTGCAGGCCGATTTTGTAGCCTTCTTTGCCTTCGGCTTGTGCGGCGGCGGCAAACATGGCTTTGGCATCATCGGGAATGCCGCTTAAGCGATCGTCGTTTTCCAGATAGATGGCAAACGCATCGGTCGCATCCAAAACGTTTTGGCTGAATTGGGCGGCCAGCTGCGCGCCTTCGGTTTGCAGCTCGGCAAAGCGTGCCTGCTGCTCGGGCGGTAATTCGGCGCCGCTCAACACGAAATCGCGCAAGTCGTGCTCCAATTTGGTTTTTTGGGGGGGGTCGAGTTTGTCAAATTCGGCCGATGCACGGATGGTTTTGAAACGCTCGTAAAGTTCGATATCTTGGCCGATTTCGGTGAAAAACACGGTAACTTCGGGCATCAGCGCATTGTATTCGGCGCGCAATTCGGGCGTGTCGACCACGGCGTTGAGGTGGGCGATTACCCCCCAGATTCTGCCGACGCGTTCGGTGATGTCGGTGAGGCGTTCTACGGTGTTGGCCCAAGTGGTTTCGCTTTGGGCTTTGACTTCGAAGATTGCGCGGCGGGCTTCTTCCATTGCGCTCTGCATGGCAGGCTTGATGTTTTCGATTTGGATATCGCTAAAGCGCGGCTCGTCGGCCAGATTCAGTAATACATTGTTTTGCATAAGGTTCTCACTTTGATGGTAGTCAGGCCGGGTGGATGCCCGTCTGAAAAATATCGTTGTAAACTTAAATGGGTGTTGGGTAACGAATGGATAAATAAGGGCAAATCGGGGAATTTCCAGCGGGTTTTTACTCCGATGCT
This portion of the Neisseria canis genome encodes:
- a CDS encoding AraC family transcriptional regulator; protein product: MSHREYNETRFAKALDYLHRHFRQNINLNRVAEEASLSPYHWHRIYRAVMGETVHETVKRLRLHYAAELLVSTQKPVAEIARECGYSGNTQSFERIFRQAYGLAPGAYRMQPHAPYHHQSSSTCPPANRPPIEITTIEPLPIALVPHNGSYMRIGRSFELIEGLLTLRGLLPAPDARFFGIYFNDPACTPEQELRAQAAIFLNTAQHSFDPPIQSGTIAGGRYAVYPYQGPYSNLEQAYTWFYSELLNTPYQVRDAPCFEEYLNDWQKVAPHELRTNIYLPLAD
- a CDS encoding LysE family translocator — encoded protein: MNELFAVAAITILAVVSPGGDFAMVTRNSYLYGRRAGVWTSVGIASAVWIHVGYTLLGVSVLLVKFPAAFHLVKTAGALYLMYIGFKTFRHRKVNVDLSGNHSEISRLAAFKTGFATNALNPKTTLFVLSTFTQVVKPATPMPVQVGYGAFMSLAHFAWFAAVATVLANPLIRNALLSKQIYVNRFIGMVLFGLGAMLLFAAR
- a CDS encoding LysR family transcriptional regulator, whose protein sequence is MEHIKKLPLKALKFFYFAGRYGSLSEAAERLHVTHGAVSKQMKILEAHLGTALFVKQGRSLALSEAGKQLYDSCGYAFEALENTVQKISGARKRDLTVSCEPTLAMKWLIPRIDRFQTGMGVNVVILAAGGEIDFDKHPADIAIRRNDFRWSAGLYAEKLIDEYIGPVHSPGVKSRNRLHTRTRMQAWANWEAAAGQSFDAENDVFFEHFYLSIQAAIAGMGVAVASELMVEAEIGQGILQAPYGFVPDGSAYYALSPTDFSADARVERLVAWLKEEMR
- a CDS encoding M3 family metallopeptidase, whose amino-acid sequence is MQNNVLLNLADEPRFSDIQIENIKPAMQSAMEEARRAIFEVKAQSETTWANTVERLTDITERVGRIWGVIAHLNAVVDTPELRAEYNALMPEVTVFFTEIGQDIELYERFKTIRASAEFDKLDPPQKTKLEHDLRDFVLSGAELPPEQQARFAELQTEGAQLAAQFSQNVLDATDAFAIYLENDDRLSGIPDDAKAMFAAAAQAEGKEGYKIGLQMPHYLAVMQYADDRQLRADVYRAYTTRASEFGKAEWDNTANITRRLEIALEEAKLLGYSNFAELSLVTKMAESPKQVLDFIRDLARRAKPFAEKDLAEVQAFAREQLGINDPQAWDLTYASEKLRQAKYAFSETEVKKYFPAGKVLAGLFAQIQKLYGVNLIEKTVPTWHKDVRYFELEKGGGIIGGVYLDLYAREGKRGGAWMNDYRGRRRFIAPEKAGRVQTPVAYLVCNFTPPVGGKEARLSHDEIITLFHETGHGLHHLLTRVDELGVSGINGVEWDAVELPSQFMENFVWEYDVLVQMSEHEETRQPLPRELFDKMVAAKNFQRGMFMVRQMEFGLFDMLIYSENDPAKLGDWAKTLDEVRKEVAVVHPPEFNRFANSFSHIFAGGYSAGYYSYAWAEVLSADAYAAFEESDDIKATGARFWNEILAMGGSRSAMESFKAFRGREPEIDALLRHSGFDEAA
- a CDS encoding VOC family protein, translated to MNENPSILSHVSLGTNRFDEAVAFYDRVLATLNICRVFDLSEYQAMAYGRAYPEFWITRPCDGQKAETANGVHIAFFAATAEEVDDFYQAALAAGATDDGAPGPRPHYGKEYYGCFVRDLDGHKIEAMAWLEDK